In the genome of Rhodoferax sp. BAB1, one region contains:
- the ccoO gene encoding cytochrome-c oxidase, cbb3-type subunit II: MANNTKSGGISHEKIETNNFLMIVLILLVLLVGGLVEIVPLFFQKSTTEPIKGIQPYTALQLAGRDVYVREGCYNCHSQMIRPFRAETLRYGHYSVAGESVYDHPFQWGSKRTGPDLARVGGKYSDEWHRLHLVNPRDLVPESNMPAYPWLAANMVDAASMPRHMKALRTVGVPYTDEQIAKAGEEVKGKSEMDAVIAYLQVLGTALK; the protein is encoded by the coding sequence ATGGCTAACAACACCAAATCCGGCGGCATCTCGCACGAGAAGATCGAGACCAACAACTTCCTGATGATCGTGCTCATCCTGCTGGTGCTGCTGGTCGGCGGTCTGGTCGAGATCGTCCCGCTGTTCTTCCAGAAGTCCACCACCGAGCCGATCAAGGGCATCCAGCCCTACACCGCGCTGCAGCTGGCCGGGCGCGACGTCTATGTGCGCGAGGGCTGTTACAACTGCCATTCGCAGATGATCCGTCCCTTCCGCGCCGAGACCCTGCGTTACGGCCACTACTCGGTGGCAGGCGAGTCGGTCTACGACCACCCCTTCCAGTGGGGCAGCAAGCGCACCGGTCCGGACCTGGCGCGCGTGGGCGGCAAGTACAGCGACGAATGGCATCGCCTGCACCTGGTCAATCCGCGTGACCTCGTGCCCGAATCGAACATGCCGGCCTACCCCTGGCTGGCCGCCAACATGGTCGATGCGGCCTCCATGCCGCGCCACATGAAGGCGTTGCGCACCGTGGGCGTGCCGTACACCGACGAGCAGATCGCCAAGGCGGGCGAGGAGGTCAAGGGCAAGTCCGAAATGGACGCCGTGATCGCCTACCTGCAGGTCCTGGGCACGGCCCTCAAATAA
- a CDS encoding CcoQ/FixQ family Cbb3-type cytochrome c oxidase assembly chaperone encodes MDVNTLRSAVTVAGLICFIGIVLWAWSSRNAADFEKAAQLPFEQD; translated from the coding sequence ATGGACGTCAACACCCTTCGTTCCGCCGTGACCGTCGCAGGCCTGATCTGCTTCATCGGCATCGTGCTGTGGGCCTGGTCAAGCCGCAACGCGGCTGATTTCGAAAAGGCGGCCCAGCTGCCCTTCGAGCAGGATTAA
- the ccoP gene encoding cytochrome-c oxidase, cbb3-type subunit III — protein sequence MSDFTSNFWSVFVTAVTIVGIIACLVLLWVSGKAKAMTANDNTTGHVWDGDLREMNNPLPRWWVWLFIITVVFSLIYLAMYPGLGSSPGKLGWSQLGQYEAEMAKGEKEVAPLYARFAAMSVQDMARDPQAMAIGERVFMNNCSQCHGSDARGSKGFPNLSDGDWLYGGAPEQIKESITKGRVGNMPPMGAAVGTPDDVKNVAHYVLSLSNSPHDTLRASLGKAKFGACAACHGMDGKGNVALGAPNLTDDTWLHGWGENAIISIVNNGKVNQMPAQEGKLSAAQIHVLSAYVWSRSGGTKVAAQ from the coding sequence ATGAGTGATTTCACAAGCAACTTCTGGTCGGTTTTCGTCACGGCGGTCACCATCGTGGGCATCATTGCCTGCCTGGTGCTGCTCTGGGTCAGCGGCAAGGCCAAGGCCATGACCGCCAACGACAACACCACCGGCCACGTCTGGGACGGCGACCTGCGCGAGATGAACAACCCCCTGCCACGCTGGTGGGTCTGGCTTTTCATCATCACCGTGGTCTTCAGCCTGATCTACCTGGCCATGTACCCGGGTCTGGGCAGCAGCCCGGGCAAGCTGGGCTGGAGCCAGCTGGGCCAGTACGAGGCCGAGATGGCCAAGGGCGAGAAGGAAGTCGCCCCCCTGTATGCCCGTTTTGCTGCCATGAGCGTGCAGGACATGGCGCGTGATCCGCAGGCCATGGCCATCGGCGAGCGCGTGTTCATGAACAACTGCTCGCAATGCCACGGTTCCGATGCACGCGGCAGCAAGGGTTTCCCCAACCTGAGCGACGGCGACTGGCTGTATGGCGGCGCACCCGAGCAGATCAAGGAGTCCATCACCAAGGGGCGCGTCGGCAATATGCCGCCCATGGGCGCGGCCGTGGGCACCCCGGACGACGTCAAGAACGTGGCCCACTACGTGCTGAGCCTGTCCAACAGCCCGCATGACACGCTGCGCGCCTCGCTGGGCAAGGCCAAGTTCGGTGCCTGTGCCGCCTGCCATGGCATGGACGGCAAGGGCAACGTGGCCCTGGGCGCCCCCAATCTGACGGACGACACCTGGCTGCACGGCTGGGGCGAAAACGCCATCATCAGCATCGTCAACAACGGCAAGGTCAACCAGATGCCGGCCCAGGAGGGCAAGCTGAGCGCCGCCCAGATCCATGTGCTGTCCGCCTATGTCTGGAGCCGCTCGGGCGGCACGAAAGTAGCGGCCCAGTAA
- the ccoG gene encoding cytochrome c oxidase accessory protein CcoG has protein sequence MSDPDSAGRKVIPITAQAPDAAAIAEDAELVSLYEAHKKIYPRSVSGLFSRWRWVFVWLTQLVFYGLPWLEWGQRQAVLFDLGARRFYIFGLVLYPQDFIYLTGLLVISALALFLFTAVAGRLWCGYACPQTVYTEIFLWIEHRIEGDRSARMRLDAAPWSLNKIARKGGKHLVWLAVALWTGFTFVGYFTPIHELGQEFLQSRMGSWEVFWVIFYGFATYGNAGFMREQVCKYMCPYARFQSAMFDKDTLIVSYDTERGEPRGARSRKADPAALQLGACVDCSLCVQVCPTGIDIRKGLQYECIGCGACADVCDTVMDKMGYARGLVKYSTQNAIKNKWTQAETWKHVFRPRVLVYTSILAGVCIAMLVSLAMRTPFKVDVVRDRGVMARIVAGGMIENVYRLQIMNATESDQHYRLTVSGLPGLALASEEEVVVDSTQSRWVAVRLQLPYEAAAAGTHPIHFEITARDSSAKLREKSVFLVPR, from the coding sequence TTGAGCGATCCTGATAGCGCTGGCCGCAAGGTCATCCCCATCACCGCGCAGGCGCCGGATGCGGCCGCCATCGCGGAGGATGCGGAGTTGGTCTCGCTCTACGAGGCCCACAAGAAAATCTATCCCCGCAGCGTCAGTGGCCTCTTCAGCCGCTGGCGCTGGGTTTTTGTGTGGCTGACCCAGCTGGTGTTCTACGGCCTGCCCTGGCTGGAGTGGGGCCAGCGCCAGGCGGTGCTGTTCGACCTGGGGGCGCGGCGCTTCTACATCTTCGGCCTGGTCCTGTACCCGCAGGACTTCATCTACCTGACCGGCCTGCTGGTCATCTCGGCGCTCGCCCTGTTCCTGTTCACGGCGGTGGCCGGGCGCCTGTGGTGCGGCTACGCCTGCCCGCAGACGGTCTATACCGAAATCTTCCTCTGGATCGAGCACCGCATCGAAGGCGACCGCTCGGCCCGCATGCGGCTTGACGCCGCTCCGTGGTCCCTGAACAAGATCGCGCGCAAGGGCGGCAAGCACCTGGTCTGGCTGGCCGTGGCGCTGTGGACCGGTTTCACCTTCGTCGGCTACTTCACGCCCATCCACGAACTGGGCCAGGAGTTCCTCCAGTCGCGCATGGGGTCCTGGGAGGTGTTCTGGGTGATCTTCTACGGCTTTGCCACCTACGGCAATGCCGGTTTCATGCGCGAGCAGGTCTGCAAGTACATGTGTCCGTATGCGCGTTTCCAGAGCGCCATGTTCGACAAGGACACGCTGATTGTCAGCTACGACACGGAACGTGGCGAACCCCGTGGCGCGCGCTCGCGCAAGGCCGACCCGGCCGCGCTCCAGCTGGGCGCCTGTGTCGACTGCAGCCTGTGCGTGCAGGTCTGCCCGACCGGTATCGACATCCGCAAGGGACTGCAGTACGAGTGCATAGGCTGCGGCGCCTGCGCCGACGTCTGTGACACCGTGATGGACAAGATGGGCTACGCACGTGGCCTGGTCAAGTACTCGACGCAGAACGCCATCAAGAACAAGTGGACGCAGGCCGAGACCTGGAAACACGTGTTCCGTCCGCGGGTGCTGGTCTACACCTCCATCCTGGCCGGGGTCTGCATCGCCATGCTGGTGAGCCTGGCGATGCGCACGCCCTTCAAGGTGGACGTGGTGCGCGACCGCGGCGTGATGGCGCGCATCGTGGCCGGTGGCATGATCGAGAACGTCTACCGCCTGCAGATCATGAACGCCACCGAATCCGACCAGCACTACCGCCTGACGGTCAGCGGCCTGCCGGGCCTGGCGCTGGCCTCCGAGGAAGAGGTCGTGGTCGACTCCACGCAGTCACGCTGGGTCGCGGTGCGCCTGCAGCTGCCCTACGAGGCGGCGGCGGCCGGTACCCACCCCATTCATTTCGAGATCACGGCACGCGACAGCTCGGCGAAATTGCGCGAGAAGTCGGTGTTCCTGGTACCCCGTTGA
- a CDS encoding FixH family protein, with amino-acid sequence MNDQSRTTPPEPWWKFGHVWLVLAGPVIVVIAGFITLYLAVSRPDPVLSPDYYRQGIEINKTLATDPASLAPAVQARNHAATGTPPAVTKP; translated from the coding sequence ATGAACGATCAAAGCCGCACGACACCACCCGAACCCTGGTGGAAGTTTGGCCATGTCTGGCTGGTGCTGGCCGGCCCGGTCATCGTGGTGATCGCCGGTTTCATCACGCTCTACCTGGCCGTGAGCCGCCCCGACCCCGTGCTCAGCCCGGACTATTACCGCCAGGGCATCGAGATCAACAAGACGCTGGCCACCGATCCGGCCAGCCTGGCGCCGGCCGTGCAGGCACGCAACCACGCGGCCACCGGCACACCGCCAGCGGTCACCAAGCCTTGA
- the fnr gene encoding fumarate/nitrate reduction transcriptional regulator Fnr, giving the protein MNPQTIKVACSNCNLRELCMPMGLSNDEIDRLDAMVANRRKIKRGTALFRNGEKFNSLYAIRTGFFKTCVASEDGRDQVTGFQMAGEIIGLDGIVNDHHTCDAVALEDAEVCVMPFDRIEDLSREINGLQRHVHKIMSREIVREHGVMLLLGSMRAEERLAAFLLNLVQRLHARGFSQSELILRMTREEIGSYLGLKLETVSRTFSKFVEDGIVEVKQRHVRILDTEALTRLVNHQTECH; this is encoded by the coding sequence ATGAATCCGCAAACGATCAAAGTTGCCTGCTCCAACTGCAACCTGCGCGAGCTCTGCATGCCCATGGGCCTGAGCAACGATGAAATCGACCGCCTCGACGCCATGGTGGCCAACCGCCGCAAGATCAAGCGCGGCACCGCCCTCTTCCGCAACGGCGAGAAATTCAACTCGCTCTACGCCATCCGGACCGGCTTTTTCAAGACCTGCGTCGCCTCGGAAGACGGGCGCGACCAGGTGACCGGCTTCCAGATGGCCGGCGAGATCATCGGCCTGGACGGCATCGTCAACGACCACCATACCTGCGATGCCGTGGCGCTGGAGGATGCCGAGGTCTGCGTCATGCCCTTCGACCGCATCGAGGACCTGTCGCGCGAGATCAATGGCCTGCAGCGCCATGTGCACAAGATCATGAGCCGCGAGATCGTGCGCGAGCACGGCGTCATGCTGCTGCTGGGCAGCATGCGCGCCGAGGAACGGCTGGCGGCCTTCCTGCTGAACCTGGTGCAGCGCCTGCACGCGCGGGGGTTCTCGCAGTCCGAGCTGATCCTGCGCATGACACGGGAGGAAATCGGCAGCTACCTGGGTCTGAAACTCGAGACCGTCAGCCGCACTTTCTCAAAGTTCGTGGAAGACGGTATCGTCGAGGTCAAGCAGCGCCATGTGCGCATCCTCGACACCGAAGCCCTGACCCGTCTGGTCAACCACCAGACCGAGTGCCACTGA
- the hemN gene encoding oxygen-independent coproporphyrinogen III oxidase, producing MNVATVEPVSAELLRRHDVAGPRYTSYPTADRFVEAFGADDYVRALQQRRSGAAALVLPLSLYVHIPFCESLCYYCACNKIITKHHDRAAEYLRYLGREVDLHTAQLGVGQTVTQLHLGGGTPTFLSDAELRELMAMLRRSFNLAPGGEYSIEVDPRTIDARRLDTLAELGFNRLSFGVQDFDPAVQKAVHRVQPAEQVFALVQAARERGFDSVNVDLIYGLPQQTPESFARTIQQVNELRPDRIALYAYAHLPERFKPQRRIAIAELPGAAGKVAMLTDAMARFMGAGYVYVGMDHFALPNDALAVAKRQGRLHRNFQGYSTQPDCDLIGLGVSSIGRIGATYSQNAKTLEEYYDAIDHGRFAVVRGLALSRDDLVRRAVIMALMCQGEVLFESVNLAYLIDFKSYFAPELEAMHELAEQGLVTLDDSGIQVSATGWYFVRAVAMAFDRYLQADRNRARFSKII from the coding sequence ATGAATGTCGCTACCGTCGAGCCCGTCTCTGCCGAACTGCTGCGTCGCCACGACGTGGCCGGACCGCGCTACACCTCCTATCCGACGGCGGACCGTTTTGTCGAGGCATTCGGTGCCGACGACTACGTGCGCGCCCTGCAACAGCGCCGCTCCGGCGCCGCGGCGCTGGTGCTGCCGCTTTCGCTGTACGTGCACATTCCTTTTTGCGAGTCGCTGTGTTACTACTGCGCCTGTAACAAGATCATCACCAAACACCATGACCGCGCGGCCGAGTACCTGCGTTACCTGGGCCGCGAGGTGGACCTGCACACGGCCCAATTGGGCGTGGGCCAGACCGTCACCCAGCTGCACCTGGGCGGCGGCACCCCGACCTTCCTGAGCGACGCCGAGTTGCGCGAACTCATGGCCATGCTCAGGCGCAGCTTCAACCTGGCGCCAGGCGGCGAATACTCGATCGAGGTCGACCCGCGCACCATCGATGCCAGGCGCCTGGACACCCTGGCGGAGCTGGGCTTCAACCGTCTGAGTTTCGGAGTGCAGGATTTCGACCCGGCCGTGCAGAAGGCGGTGCACCGCGTGCAGCCGGCCGAGCAGGTCTTTGCCCTGGTGCAGGCCGCGCGCGAGCGCGGCTTCGACTCGGTCAACGTGGACCTGATCTACGGCCTGCCGCAGCAGACGCCGGAATCCTTCGCCCGCACGATCCAGCAGGTCAACGAACTGCGGCCGGACCGCATCGCCCTGTACGCCTATGCCCACCTGCCCGAGCGCTTCAAGCCGCAGCGCCGCATCGCCATCGCCGAGTTGCCGGGCGCGGCGGGCAAGGTGGCCATGCTGACCGATGCCATGGCGCGTTTCATGGGGGCGGGTTATGTCTACGTGGGCATGGATCACTTCGCCCTGCCCAACGATGCCCTGGCCGTGGCCAAGCGCCAGGGCCGGCTGCACCGCAATTTCCAGGGTTACAGCACCCAGCCCGACTGTGACCTGATCGGCCTGGGCGTCTCGTCCATCGGCCGCATCGGCGCCACCTACAGCCAGAACGCCAAGACGCTGGAGGAGTACTACGACGCCATCGACCACGGCCGCTTTGCGGTGGTGCGCGGCCTGGCGCTCTCGCGCGATGATCTCGTGCGCCGTGCCGTCATCATGGCGCTGATGTGCCAGGGAGAGGTCTTGTTCGAATCGGTCAACCTGGCCTACCTGATCGACTTCAAGTCCTACTTCGCCCCCGAGCTCGAGGCCATGCATGAACTGGCCGAGCAGGGCCTGGTGACGCTGGATGACAGCGGCATCCAGGTCAGCGCCACGGGCTGGTACTTCGTGCGCGCCGTGGCCATGGCTTTCGACCGCTACCTGCAGGCCGACCGCAACCGGGCGCGCTTCTCCAAGATCATCTGA
- a CDS encoding sulfite exporter TauE/SafE family protein — protein MQTSLAVTALLMGLAGGPHCIAMCGAACAGIGQAAGARRNEALWVFQLGRVAGYALLGGLAAASIQGLGWLTIQSAALRPVWTLFHVAALALGLLLLVRAQQPVWLESAARRLWNGARALAAGRGRGAPMVVGMLWALLPCGLLYSALLVAAMTGSAVEGAAVMALFATGTAVSMLAGPWLWLRLRGSGSGDWGVRLAGLALAASSAWALWMGLVHDTAPWCVTPAG, from the coding sequence ATGCAGACTTCCCTGGCCGTTACGGCCCTGCTCATGGGCCTGGCTGGTGGCCCCCATTGCATCGCCATGTGCGGCGCGGCCTGCGCCGGCATCGGCCAGGCGGCGGGGGCGCGGCGCAACGAGGCCCTGTGGGTGTTCCAGCTCGGTCGCGTGGCCGGCTACGCCCTGCTCGGCGGCCTGGCTGCCGCCTCCATCCAGGGCCTGGGCTGGCTCACCATCCAGTCGGCCGCGCTGCGCCCGGTCTGGACCCTCTTTCACGTGGCGGCCCTCGCGTTGGGCCTGTTGCTGCTGGTCCGCGCGCAGCAGCCGGTCTGGCTGGAGAGCGCCGCGCGCCGGCTCTGGAACGGCGCCCGTGCACTGGCCGCCGGCCGCGGGCGCGGTGCCCCGATGGTGGTGGGCATGCTGTGGGCCCTGCTGCCCTGCGGCCTCCTGTACTCGGCGCTGCTGGTGGCGGCCATGACGGGCAGCGCTGTCGAGGGTGCGGCAGTCATGGCCCTGTTTGCCACGGGCACGGCGGTCTCCATGCTGGCGGGCCCCTGGCTCTGGCTGCGCCTGCGTGGCAGCGGCTCGGGCGACTGGGGGGTGCGCCTGGCTGGCCTCGCACTGGCCGCGAGTTCGGCCTGGGCGCTGTGGATGGGCCTGGTGCATGACACCGCACCGTGGTGTGTCACGCCGGCCGGCTGA
- a CDS encoding glycosyltransferase family 2 protein produces the protein MSRPSGAAPSRTHLVLIPTYNAGPKVLETVREALGQWAPVWVVVDGSTDGTGEQLQALARSEPNLKVMVLAQNQGKGAAVLHGLVQAEAAGYTHVLTMDSDGQHPAWLIPAFMQASQAQPACMILGKPVFDASAPALRVQGRKVSNAWANLETLWMGIGDSLYGFRVYPVSPLLQIMRGQRWMRRFDFDIEAAVRLCWAGIWPVNLDAPVKYLQAGEGGVSHFKYLRDNVLLTWMHTRLMLGFVLRLPLLLARRFRGRSG, from the coding sequence ATGTCACGTCCCTCCGGCGCCGCGCCTTCGCGCACCCATCTCGTCCTGATCCCCACCTACAACGCCGGCCCCAAGGTGCTGGAGACCGTGCGCGAGGCCTTGGGCCAGTGGGCCCCGGTGTGGGTGGTGGTGGACGGCAGTACGGATGGCACGGGTGAGCAGCTGCAGGCCCTGGCCCGCAGCGAGCCGAACCTGAAGGTCATGGTGCTGGCACAGAACCAGGGCAAGGGTGCCGCCGTGCTGCACGGGCTGGTGCAGGCCGAGGCCGCCGGCTACACCCACGTGCTGACCATGGACTCCGATGGTCAGCATCCGGCCTGGCTGATCCCGGCCTTCATGCAGGCTTCACAGGCGCAGCCGGCCTGCATGATCCTGGGCAAGCCGGTGTTCGACGCCAGCGCCCCGGCGCTGCGTGTGCAGGGACGCAAGGTCTCGAATGCCTGGGCCAACCTGGAGACGCTGTGGATGGGCATCGGCGACTCGCTCTACGGCTTTCGCGTCTACCCGGTCTCGCCGCTGCTGCAGATCATGCGCGGGCAGCGCTGGATGCGCCGTTTCGACTTCGACATCGAAGCGGCAGTGCGCCTGTGCTGGGCCGGCATCTGGCCGGTCAATCTCGATGCGCCGGTCAAGTACCTGCAGGCCGGGGAGGGCGGTGTCTCGCACTTCAAGTACCTGCGCGACAACGTCCTGCTGACCTGGATGCACACGCGTCTCATGCTGGGTTTTGTGCTGCGTCTGCCGCTGCTGCTGGCTCGCCGTTTCCGGGGCCGCTCCGGCTGA
- a CDS encoding acyl carrier protein — protein MLRQIIKDFVIQQFNVAPAVFDQPGLQVADLGLDSLGVVEMLFEVEDLYGFQVEDPARYSSMSFDEMVADMEATIRAANQGQIPVPVSKA, from the coding sequence ATGCTGCGTCAGATCATCAAAGACTTCGTCATCCAACAGTTCAACGTGGCCCCGGCCGTGTTCGACCAGCCCGGGCTCCAGGTGGCCGATCTGGGCCTGGATTCCCTGGGGGTGGTCGAAATGCTGTTCGAGGTCGAGGACCTCTATGGCTTCCAGGTCGAAGATCCCGCGCGCTACAGCAGCATGAGTTTCGACGAGATGGTGGCCGACATGGAAGCCACCATCCGGGCGGCCAACCAGGGCCAGATCCCGGTGCCGGTCTCCAAGGCCTGA
- a CDS encoding beta-ketoacyl synthase gives MSAVRTAPRVVVTGIGLLNPLGLTRTSSFERLIQGHSAIRPATPEITRWLPQALSADVDPAFAQQLDRNEAGLDRATQFALLASREALADARASEWDIKPERVGVFAGIGLGGATTGEALYTRMHEQLQAGRNPTVMHPLSVPRLMPNAATAAISMAHQFRGPTHTYSVACSSSAMAVGEACRTIRHGYADAIVAVGAEAMNVPGVFMAWNALRVMAKPHAADPAASCRPFDTQRSGFVLGEGAAALVLETAESALRRGATIYGEICGYGSSSDAQHLTLPSSEGQYRAIRMALDEAGMGPAAIHYLNAHGTATDAGDVVESETIRQVFGDHADRLPVSSTKSQHGHLIGAAGATEFAISLLAMQSGIIPPTAFLENPDPRCTLDYVPRQARHGQTLGAVMSNSFAFGGSNVSLIARQYA, from the coding sequence ATGTCTGCTGTCCGCACCGCGCCGCGTGTTGTCGTCACCGGCATCGGCCTGCTGAACCCGCTGGGCCTGACGCGCACCAGCAGTTTCGAGCGCCTGATCCAGGGCCACAGCGCCATCCGGCCGGCCACGCCGGAGATCACCCGCTGGCTGCCGCAGGCCCTCTCGGCCGATGTCGATCCCGCCTTTGCACAGCAACTCGACCGCAACGAGGCTGGCCTGGACCGCGCCACGCAGTTCGCCCTGCTGGCCAGTCGCGAAGCCCTGGCTGACGCCCGGGCGTCTGAATGGGATATCAAGCCCGAGCGCGTGGGCGTGTTTGCCGGCATCGGTCTGGGCGGCGCCACCACCGGCGAGGCCCTCTACACCCGCATGCACGAGCAGTTGCAGGCCGGCCGCAACCCGACGGTGATGCACCCCCTGTCGGTGCCGCGGCTCATGCCCAACGCCGCCACGGCCGCCATCTCGATGGCCCACCAGTTTCGCGGGCCCACCCATACCTACAGCGTGGCCTGTTCCTCCTCGGCCATGGCCGTGGGCGAGGCCTGTCGCACCATCCGCCACGGTTATGCCGATGCCATTGTCGCCGTCGGCGCCGAAGCCATGAATGTGCCGGGTGTCTTCATGGCCTGGAATGCGCTGCGCGTGATGGCCAAGCCCCATGCCGCCGATCCTGCGGCCAGTTGCCGGCCTTTCGACACACAGCGCAGCGGTTTTGTGCTGGGCGAGGGCGCCGCCGCCCTGGTGCTGGAGACGGCGGAGTCCGCGCTGCGGCGCGGAGCGACGATCTACGGCGAGATCTGCGGTTATGGCAGCAGCAGCGATGCCCAGCACCTGACCCTGCCCTCCAGCGAAGGCCAGTACCGCGCCATCCGCATGGCGCTGGACGAGGCGGGCATGGGACCGGCTGCCATCCATTACCTGAATGCCCATGGCACGGCCACCGATGCCGGCGATGTGGTGGAGAGCGAGACCATACGCCAGGTGTTTGGCGACCATGCCGACCGCCTGCCGGTCAGCTCCACCAAGTCCCAGCACGGGCACCTGATCGGCGCGGCTGGCGCCACGGAATTCGCCATCAGCCTGCTGGCCATGCAAAGCGGCATCATTCCGCCGACGGCTTTTCTGGAGAACCCCGATCCGCGTTGCACCCTGGACTACGTGCCGCGGCAGGCGCGCCACGGCCAGACCCTGGGGGCCGTGATGTCGAACTCCTTCGCCTTCGGCGGCAGCAATGTCTCGCTGATCGCACGCCAGTACGCATGA
- a CDS encoding 3-hydroxyacyl-ACP dehydratase FabZ family protein, whose protein sequence is MSETLNYPIELDAAGVYRLLPHRGDMQLIEALTVLDHDHFQASARWSEDGAILRGHFPGLPLVPGVMLVELVAQVAGAGMRAGSPAARRLEGDYLGLLAGIRKCSFKRPVLPRETVLVDVRTRPMSETAAAVSALLSVGGEEAAQIEILVINSPRQAVLEGLAGLVQRSA, encoded by the coding sequence ATGAGCGAAACGCTCAACTACCCGATCGAACTCGATGCGGCGGGCGTCTACCGCCTGCTGCCGCACCGGGGCGATATGCAGCTGATCGAGGCCCTCACGGTGCTGGACCATGATCATTTCCAGGCCAGCGCGCGCTGGTCTGAGGATGGTGCCATCCTGCGTGGCCACTTTCCCGGCCTGCCGCTGGTACCCGGCGTGATGCTGGTCGAGCTGGTGGCTCAGGTGGCCGGTGCCGGCATGCGGGCGGGCTCCCCGGCGGCGCGTCGCCTGGAAGGCGATTACCTGGGTTTGCTGGCCGGTATCCGCAAATGCAGCTTCAAGCGCCCGGTGTTGCCGCGTGAAACCGTCCTGGTGGATGTGCGCACGCGGCCCATGTCGGAAACGGCAGCGGCGGTGTCGGCCCTGCTCAGCGTGGGCGGCGAGGAAGCGGCCCAGATCGAGATCCTGGTGATCAACTCCCCGCGCCAGGCGGTTCTGGAAGGCCTGGCCGGCCTCGTCCAGCGCAGCGCCTGA
- a CDS encoding 1-acyl-sn-glycerol-3-phosphate acyltransferase: MVFGLGLLAVICLLSIPLFLLLFITLPRRWHRAVSRRIIRFGFRAYLWTLHWVCQIRTDLRELDGLQDEGPLIIIANHPSLLDAVMLLSCSSKATCVLKASLLHNPLYGVGARMARYVSNEDPRRMIEGACRELAHGAHFILFPEGGRSREFPISGLSSACILMSKKSQVPMQAVILEFSTPYLGKHWGLFTPPVLPLTIRARLGRRFEPPAVTAQALSELDSYFRSELPPKD, encoded by the coding sequence ATGGTTTTCGGGCTCGGCCTGCTCGCGGTGATATGCCTGCTGTCGATCCCGCTGTTCCTGCTGCTCTTCATCACGCTGCCGCGCCGCTGGCACCGCGCGGTTTCACGCCGCATCATCCGTTTCGGCTTCCGGGCCTATCTCTGGACCCTGCACTGGGTCTGCCAGATCCGAACCGATCTGCGTGAACTGGATGGCCTGCAGGACGAAGGGCCGCTGATCATCATCGCCAACCACCCCTCCCTGCTCGACGCGGTCATGCTGCTGAGCTGCTCGTCCAAGGCCACCTGCGTGCTCAAGGCCAGCCTGCTGCACAACCCCCTCTATGGCGTGGGCGCGCGCATGGCCAGGTACGTCAGCAACGAAGACCCGCGCCGCATGATCGAAGGCGCCTGCCGTGAACTGGCGCATGGCGCCCATTTCATCCTGTTCCCGGAAGGCGGACGCAGCCGCGAGTTCCCCATCAGCGGCCTCTCCAGCGCCTGCATTCTGATGTCGAAGAAAAGCCAGGTGCCCATGCAGGCGGTCATCCTCGAGTTTTCCACGCCTTATCTGGGCAAGCACTGGGGCCTGTTCACCCCGCCTGTCCTGCCCCTCACCATCCGGGCCCGCCTGGGCCGGCGCTTCGAGCCGCCGGCGGTCACGGCCCAGGCGCTGAGCGAGCTGGACAGCTATTTCCGCAGCGAACTGCCGCCGAAAGACTGA
- a CDS encoding phosphatase PAP2 family protein produces the protein MFWRLWWLKASGITVFIWVFFIAYFFLLRYPHAQVTTMPLSWLDTAIPMQWWAWIPYLSLWFYTGLPPAITPGLRPLIYYGVAVAAVCGLGLLCFYLWPTAIPPFERPPGASLALLEGVDMAGNACPSLHVAIAVYSAIWLHAQLRGVEAGRGWHRLNWGWCLLIVYSTLATKQHVLLDVLGGVLLGAVGAWLALAGYRRCFGGFRA, from the coding sequence TTGTTCTGGCGTCTGTGGTGGCTCAAGGCGTCAGGCATCACGGTTTTCATCTGGGTATTTTTCATCGCCTATTTTTTCCTGCTGCGTTATCCGCATGCGCAGGTGACCACCATGCCGCTGAGCTGGCTGGACACGGCCATCCCCATGCAGTGGTGGGCCTGGATTCCCTATCTTTCGCTCTGGTTCTATACGGGCCTGCCGCCAGCCATCACGCCAGGCCTGCGTCCGCTGATCTACTACGGTGTGGCCGTGGCCGCAGTCTGTGGGCTGGGCCTGCTCTGTTTCTACCTCTGGCCCACGGCCATCCCGCCCTTTGAGCGACCGCCGGGCGCCAGTCTGGCCCTCCTGGAGGGCGTGGACATGGCGGGCAATGCCTGTCCCTCGCTGCACGTGGCCATTGCGGTGTATTCGGCGATCTGGTTGCACGCGCAACTGCGGGGCGTGGAGGCCGGCCGGGGCTGGCATCGGCTCAACTGGGGCTGGTGTCTGCTCATCGTCTATTCGACGCTGGCAACCAAGCAGCACGTGCTGCTCGATGTGCTGGGCGGGGTGCTGCTGGGGGCGGTCGGCGCCTGGCTGGCCCTGGCCGGCTATCGGCGCTGCTTCGGCGGGTTCAGGGCCTAG